A segment of the Gemmatimonadales bacterium genome:
CTGTCCGTTGCTGGTGCCCGTTTCTCACGTCGCTATCGTTTCCCACCGCTGCTCGTCGCTACCCATCGCTTGGACCAAGCGATATGCTTGGCGGCGCACCCTCCATAGCAGGCCGTGAATGGCAGACCTCCGCGAGCAGCTCCAGAGCGGGTTGGCTGACCGCTACCGCATCGAGCGTGAGCTTGGGCGCGGTGGGATGGCCACGGTCTACCTCGCGCAGGACCTCCGCCACAAGCGGCCGGTTGCGCTCAAAGTCCTGCACCCGGAACTGGCCTTGACGCTCGGTCCCGAGCGCTTCCAGCGCGAGATCGAGACCGTCGCCCGGCTCCAGCACCCCCACATCCTCACCGTACACGATTCCGGGGAGTCGGCCGGGCAGGTCTGGTATACCATGCCCTACGTGGAAGGCGAATCGCTGCGGGACCGGCTCCGCCGCGAGCGACAGCTGCCGCTGGCGGACGCCCTCCAGATCACCCTGGAAGTGGCCGACGCGTTGGGCTATGCCCACCGGCACGGGATCGTCCACCGAGACATCAAGCCCGAAAATATTCTCCTGACCGAGGGCCACGCGCTGGTGGCCGATTTTGGCGTGGCTCGCGCGCTCGTGAGCGCCGGCGGGGCGCAGCTGACCGAGACCGGCAGCGCGGTGGGCACGCCGGCCTATATGAGCCCAGAGCAGTCGATGGCGGACCGGAGCCTCGATGGCCGCTCCGACCTCTACAGCGTGGGATGCGTGCTCTACGAGATGCTCACCGGGGAGGCCCCGTATACCGGCCCCTCGGCCCAGGCCGTCATCGCCAAGCGCCTGATGGACCCCGTGCCGTCGGCACGCAGACTTCGGGAAACCGTTCCAGCCGGGGTAGATGAGGCCCTGCAGCGAGTCTTGGCCAAGGCTCCGGCCGACCGATTCGTCACGGCGGCCGAGTTCGCTCGGGCGCTGCAAGCGGGCGTCGCCTCACCGGCGGCAATCCCGACTGTGCCGCCGGCTTCCGTTGCGTGGGCAGGGAGACGCCGCTCGGTGGCCCCGGATGGGACGTACCGGCGAAGGATGCCGGTGGTCGCGGCGGCACTAGGCCTCGGGTTCGTCATCGGGCTTGGCGTGTTGTTCGCCTGGCGGCGGAGTCACCCGCGCCCGGAGGAAACCGGCGATGCCAAGGTGCTGGCGGTGCTCCCGTTCGAGAACCTGGGCGACTCGTCGCAGGCTTACTTCGCTGACGGCGTGGGCGATGAGGTCCGGGGCAAGCTGTCGCAGCTCGGTGGCGTCGCGGTCATCGCCCGGACCAGCTCGAACGGGTACCGGCACACGAGCAAGCCCCCGCAGCAGATCGCCCACGAACTGGGGGCCGAGTACCTGCTAACCGCCACCGTCCGTTGGGAAAAGCATCCTGATGGCACCAGTCAGGTCAGGGTCAGTCCCGAGTTGGTCCGGGTCACCCCCGGCGCGGCTCCGACAACGAGGTGGCAACAGGGATTCGATGCGGCGCTGACCGACGTGTTTCAGGTGCAGGCGGAGATCGCTGGCCAGGTGGCACAGGCGCTCAATGTCGCGCTCGGTGACAGCGCCAAGCACCAACTCGCCACGCGGCCGACGCAGAGCCTCCCTGCCTACGACGCCTTCCTGCGGGGCGAGGCCGCCACGCAGGGGATGACCACGCTCGACCCGAAGAGTCTCCGCCAGGCGATTGCGGCCTACGAGCAGGCGCTGGCGCTTGATTCGACCTTTGTCGAGGCGTGGGCGCAGCTCAGCCGGGCAGAGGCATATCTGTATTCCAGTCTCTCGGCCATCCCGGCCACCGGTGATGCGGCCCGCCGCGCCGCCGAGCGCGCACTGACGCTCGCCCCTACGCGCTCCGAGGGCCACCAGGCCCTTGGCGCGTACTACGGTTACGTAGTCGCGGATAAGCCCCGTGCCTACGCCGAGGACAGCACGGCACTCGCCCTGGCACCGGGTAACGCCGACATTCTCTGGGCCGTGGGGTTCGACGAACACGCGCTCCAGCGATGGGAGGCGGCACGCTCACACCTGGAACAGGCGGTCCGGCTCAATCCCCGCTCAAGCATTACCGTCCACCAGCTCGGGCTACTGTTGGTTTGTCTCCGCCAATATCCCGAGGCCGAGCGGGTTCTCGATCACACGCTCCAGCTCCTCCCGGCGGACCTTATAGTGCGCGAGGATCGGGCGATAGCGGCGCTGGCGCAGGGCGACCTCGCCCAGGCCCAGGCCATCATTAATGCAGCCCCCAAGGAGGTGGATCCCACGGCGCTGGTCGCGTCCGTGGCGAGCTACCTGGACCTCGTCTGGGTGCTGGACGAGGCCCAGCAGCGGCTGCTGCTGCGGCTAAGGCCCAGCGCGTTCGACGACAATCGCGCGAGCTGGGGGATCATGCTCGCCCAGACCTATGCCGTCCAGGACGACACGGCCAAGGAGCGCGTGTACGCTGATTCGGCCCGTCTAGCCTACGAGCAGCAGCTTGACGACTCGTCCCAGGGTTCCTCGACCACCACCTCGACATTCGACACTCAGCGACTCGCCTTCCTCGGTCTCGCGCTCGCCTACCTAGGAAACAAGGCCGCGGCGATCCGGGAAGGCCAGCGCGGCGTGGCGCTGTCCCCAATCAGCCGCGATGCTTTTGTGGGACCCTACATCCAGCTTCAGCTCGCCCGCATCTACATCCTCGTCGGCGAGCCCGAGAAGGCCCTCGACCAACTGGAGCCGCTGCTCAAGATCCCCTACTACCTCTCGCCCGGCTGGCTCCGGATCGATCCCAACTTCGCCCCGCTCCGGGGCAGCCCGCGCTTCGAGCGGCTGGTAAAGGGGCCGTAGTATTCACCAGGGATCGCGGTTGAGGTTAGGCTTGGGTTAGGATTGCGCGAAAGTCGCAGCCGAATTTCCTTTCGCCTGTCGACAGGCCTGGATGGGATTCGGAGGCACTTGCGCTCTGCGCGAAAGCTGTGCTTTCGCGGTGTTGGTCTCGAAAACCGGTATACCCGTAAGGGTATCGTGGGTTCGAATCCCGCCCTGTCCGTTTATTCTCCCGTCACGTCGTACTAAACCCTTGGCCGCACCATCGCCCTGGCCGTCCCGTCAGCCGTGGCGAGCCCTGCGCCACGCACAGGCGAGTTCGCCAGACGAGTATGCCTCCTCGACATTCTCTGCTTGGCTGGATCACACTCCTGCTGCTGGCAGCATGCGGCCGTTCTCCCGCCGGCTCTCCCCCTCCCGCTCCGCAGAACAAGCCGGCCGTCTTCCGCCTCGAGGTCCTTTCCGCCTCGTTCAAGGAGGATAGCGCCCGAGCTCTCCCCATAGGGTGGCCCAGATTCCGGTCAGACCCTGTGTTGTCAGTGGAAGTACCGGATCTACGGCCGGGCGATATCCTGCTGGTGACATCCGGCTATACCGTGATCAATGAGGTCGAGGGCACCAATATCGGGCTCGCGACGAGCATCTATCTGGCCGACCATTCCGGCGGCTTCAAGAGCGGTGATCGAGAGATCCTGGTGCTCGGCTCACCCAACATCGTGCAGTGGCGACCTCTGTTCCAGCACTATGCCACACCGACGTTGACCGCGGTCTACCGAGTCGCATCGGGCGACGAAAAGCTACGGTACATCAACCTTGTCACCTGGATCGGCACCGACGACCCGAAGGCCCGAGGCCGTTCGAACGTTCTGCAGCGGGCTCGGTTGGACGTGATGCACTTCTCTCAGTTGAAGCATCCCTGAACCGTCCCGGTGCCGCGAGGCGCAGTGCCGGACTTCCTCCCGCTCCTGTTCACGACTTGATTGCCGATGGCAGCGGCGTACCGTCGAGCCGCGGCCGGTCCCGGTGTTGCAGGAGGGCGCACGAGTCGTTCCACCCGCCTCTGCTGGATTGTGATCGCCGCCTGGATCGTGATCGGCGTGGCGGCTGGCTTCCGCGCGCCCCACACCCCTAGGCTGCTGGCCGGCCGGGGCGGTAGCAAGCTGCCCAGTGAGTCGCAGTGGGCTGACTCGCTCGTGGCGGTCCGATTCCCCCGGCCGGTGGCCGAGCTCTTCGCGGTGACGGTGACCGCACCCGGGCCTTTCGATCGGTCCGGTCCCCGGCTGGTGCGCGACTCACTGCTCGCCGCGCTCGGTCGGCAGCCCTACGTCCGGGGCACGCTGTCGCGCCGCTCGGCGGAGGATTCCACCTTCCAGAGCCGCGACCAGCGGACCGCTCTCTTCCTCATCGCGTTTCAACTGCCGCCCGAGCGCCTCGGTCCGCTGGTGGATCCGGTCCGCGACGTCCTGCGCCGGACGCTGACCCGGCTGCCGGGAGGCTCCGGCTATCGGGTGCTAGTCACCGGCCGCTCGCCGCTCGACCTGGATGAGCGCCGCCTGATCGCGGACGACAGTCGGCGGGGTGAGCTACGCGTGCTCCCGCTGACGTTGACCATCCTCGTCCTCGCCTTCGGTGCGGTGGCGGCGGCCATGCTGCCGCTCGGCATCGGCGTGCTGGGCGTACTGGTCGCGCTGGCGGTGATCGGGCTGCTCGCCAATGTGTTCGAGCTCTCGGTGGTGGCCTTGACCATCGTGACCATGATCGGCCTCGGAGTGGGTATCGATTATTCGCTGCTGGTGGTGACCCGGTTCCGGGAGGAGCTGGCTACCGGGCTGACTCCGACGGCGGCCGTGGGCCGGACGGTGCGGACCGCTGGCCGGGCCGTCGCGGTCTCGGGAGCCACGGTCATTCTGGGCTTCGTCGCGCTGTTGCCGACCCCGCTGCTGGAGACTCGGACCGTGGGGTGCGCCGGGATCGTCGCCGTGCTGGTGATGATGCTGCTGACCACCACGCTGCTGCCCGCGATGCTGGCGCTCGCCGGCTCGCGGATCGACTGGCCCCGCTGGCTCGCGCGGCGCCTCGCCTGGTACCATGGCCGACGCGGCTGGGAATGGTGGGCCCGCACGATCGGCCGGCGGCCCGCGGCCTCGCTCGCCGCCGGGCTGGTGCTCCTGGCGCTGCTGGTTTACCCCGTGCTCCACATCCGGATCGGCCTGCCCGCCCGCGACTGGTGGCCGGCCGGAACCGAGGCGGGGCAAGGGGCCATGATGCTGGAGCGGATGGGGCTGGCCGGGGTGATCCAGCCGATCCACGTGGTGGTCGAGCTGCCGCAGGGACAACGATTCGGCTCGGCACGGGCGCTCCGGGGGCTTCGGGTCCTCTCCGACTCGCTCAAGTCCGATCCCCGCATCAGCACCGTGAAGAGCATCGTCGATCTCAAGCCCGGGACGTCTCTCCTGGCCTATTCGCTGCTCTACAGCGATCTGAAGGCCGCACGGCAGGAGTATCCGGACTTCCTCGATGCCTACCTCAGCCAGGATGCCGCCACGGCACTGGTCGACGTCGTCGTGTCGGACACCACATCGCTCACGTCGGTGATGGACGTTGTGCGCCACATTCGGAGGCTGGGCAACGCTGGCGCGCGAGGGCTGGCGGGCGCGCGCATCTCGGTCGGTGGCTACGCCGCTTCCAACGTGGACTTCCAGCAGGAGCTGTTGCGCCGCTTCCCCATCCTGATCGCGCTGATCCTGGGCTCGACCGCCGTCATGTTGGGGCTGGTCTTCCGCTCGGTGCTGATCCCGATCAAGGCGATCGTGCTGAACACCCTGTCCGTCGCGGCTACCTTCGGCATGATCGTGCTGGTGTTTCAGGATGGATTCGGGTCCCGGTACCTGGGACTGAGCGGCCCCACGGCGGCCATCTTCGTAGTCGTCCCGGTGACCGTGTTCGCCGCCGTGTTCGGGCTCAGCATGGACTACGAGGTCTTCCTGCTGAGCCGGATACGCGAGGAGTTCATCCGCACCGGCGATCCCACCCGGGCCACCACCGACGGCCTCAGCGCGATTGCGTCAACCATCACCTCCGCTGCGCTGATCATGGTGATCGTGTTCGGCTACTTCGCGTTCGCCAACGTGCTCCTGCTGCAGTTCCTGGGCTTCGGGCTGGCGGTGGCGGTGTTCCTGGACGCCACCCTGATCCGGATGCTTCTGGTGCCGGCAATCATGAACATGGCGGGACGCTGGAACTGGTGGCCCGGTGTACGGGACAGGGCAGGCTAGTCGCTGGAGCTCGGGCCAAGGCTCCCGGTCTGGACCAGCCGGATCAGCGCGGGCCCGATCGCTTCCAGCGGGAGCACCGCGTCGGCGTGGCTGGTCGCGATCGTCGCTCTGGGCATCGAGAAGACCTGAGAGGTGGCCTCGTCCTGCGCCAGCACCACCCCACCCGCGAGGCCGACCGAGCGGGCCCCCTCCGCACCGTCATCGCCGCCGCCGGTCAGAACGACCGCGATGACCCGGTCGCGATGGACCTCGGCGGCGGTGAGGAAGAGTGGGTCCGCGGCGGAGTGGGTGTGGTGAATAAGGGTGCCGTCGTCGGCCAGGCCGAACGTGCCGTCGGGGGTGATCGAGAGGTGTCGGTCGGGCGGCGCCAGGTAAATGGTTCCGGGTTGCGGAGCCTCCCCGGCTTCCGCCGTCTTCACGCACAGTGTGGTATAGCGGCCGAGGACGTGCGCGAGCATGTTGGGGAGGTGGGTCGAGCGGTGCTGGACCACGGCCACGGGCACCGGAAACCATGCGGGCAGCCCGCTAAGAATGGTGCCGAGCGCATCCACACCGCCGGCGGATGCGGCCATCACGACCAGGTCGAAACGTCGAGTGGTCTCGCTGCTTGACCTGGGCGAGGCGGAGCCTGGAGCCATAACGGCCTTCTACCTGAGCCACCAGGCGGGGAGAGAATGTGGCGAGAGCTGATAATATACCTCATTTGACCGGGCCCCGCCCGGCTTCTGCTGCTTTCCCGACGGATCGTGAGCACCCATGGCCTCACTCGACGCGCAGCTTCTGGCCGACGAGCAGATCGTCCGGCGCGCCCGGCCCCACTGGATCGTGTTCGGAGGGCCCCTCCTCCTCGGGCTGGCCGGCGTGGCGCTCGGCGTCGCCCTCCAGGTCACCCAGCGCCACTACTGGTACGTCGGCGCGGGCGTGGTTGGACTGGCGCTGCTCGGCGCGATCGGCCCGACGCTCCGCTACCTGAGCTCCGAGTTCGCTATCACCGATAAGCGCATCGTGGCGCGGTTCGGGCTGCTGCACCGCCGGTCGCTGGAGACCCTGCTGAGCAAGATCGAGGCGATCGAGGTGGAGCAGGACCTCACCGGCCGGCTGTTCGGCTATGGCACATTGGTCGTTATCGGCACCGGCGGTACCCGGGAAAGCATCCCCCGGATTCCCGCGCCGCTGGAGTTTCGCCGGGACGTGCAGAGCCAGATCGTGGCGTTGGACGACCGCCGCTCCCGCGCAGCCGCGCCGCAGGCTGCCCTACGCGAAGAGCGTGAGTGTCCCTACTGCGCCGAGCGGATCCTGACGCGCGCCAGGATCTGCCGGTTCTGCGGGCGGGATGTCGAGCCCCTCTGACGCGCTGGTCGGCTGCATCGTCGGCCAGGCACTGGGTGACGCGCTCGGCTTCGTGGTGGAGGCGGAGCCGCCCGAGGTGGCCGAGGAATACGTCCGCGGGTGCCTCCTGGCGGGCCGTGCCGGCGAGCGGACGCCCAGAGGCTTCGGCTTTGGCCAGTACACCGACGACACCCAGCTCGCCCGCGAGCTCCTGAGGAGCTTTGCCGAGAGTGCCGGCTGGAGCCCGGCTGCGTTCGCAATCCGTCTGTCGGACCTCTTCCGTGACGGACTGGATATCGGCGCGGGCCCGGGCACTCGGGCGGCAGCCGGCCGGCTCCTCCACGGGGTTCCCTGGACGGAATCGGGCACGCCCGCGCCCTATGCCGGAAACGGGAGCGCCATGCGCGCGGGTCCGCTCGGCCTGCTCTTTCCCGGCAAGCCCGACGAGATGCAGCGGGCGGTCCGGGAGCAGAGCCGGATCACCCACCTCGATCCCAGGTCGGCGGCAGGGGCAGCAGCCGTGGCGGGGGCGGTTGCGCTGGCCAGCGAGTCTGGCCCGATCGTCCGCGAGGAATTCCTCGAGCGGCTGGCCGACTGGACCGCGCCGGAGGATGCCTCCATGGCGGATGCCATCCGCGGGCTGCACGAGTGGGCCAGCCTCGCACCCGATGCCGCCGCACAGCATCTGCACCGCGCCGGCCTCGACCCGGCCCATACGGGTGCCTGGATGGGGATCTCGGCGTTCGTCGTCCCCAGCGTGCTGTGGAGTCTCTACGCCTTCCTCCGCTCCCCGGACGACTACTGGACCACCGTCTGCACCGCCATCCGGGTCGGCGGGGACACCGATACCATGGCCGCCATGGCTGGCGCGGTAAGCGGCGCGCGGCTCGGTGTGGCTGCCATGCCGGAGCCGCTGGTGCAGGTACTCAACGACCGCGGCACCTGGCGGGCAAAGGAGCTGGCCCAGGTCGCGCGCGACTGCGCGCGGGTTCTCACCTCCTCCGGCCGCGTGTTATAGTTGCCGGCAGCGTCTCCTCCGTTCGCTGCCATTCGCCCGCCGAGGCCGTCATGCCCCACGGCAGGATCTACCAGGATGTGGTCGAGACCGTCGGGAACACGCCGCTCATCAGGCTGAACCGGTTGGGCGCCGGTCTGCCGGGGCGGATCGTGCTGAAGCACGAGGGCTACAATCCGTTCAACTCGGTGAAGGACCGGATCGGCGCCGCGATGATCAACGACGCGGTCGAGAAAGGGCGTCTCCGGCCCGGCATGATCATCGTGGAGGCCACCAGCGGCAACACCGGCATCGGGCTGGCCTACGTCGCGGCCGTCCGGGGCTATCGCTGCATCTTCACCATGCCGGAGACGATGACGCTGGAGTGCCGGCACATGCTCCGCGCGCTGGGCGCCAAGGTCGTGCTCACCGAAGGGCCCAAGAGCATGAAGGGGGCGATCGCGCGGGCAGAAGAGATCCTGGACCAACTGGGAGATCGCGGGTGGATGCCGCGCCAGTTCGACAACCCGGCCAACCCGGCCGTCCACTACGCCACCACCGGCCCGGAGATCTGGACCGACACCGAGGGGAAGATCGACGTCTTCGTCTCCGGGGTGGGGACCGGCGGCACCATCACCGGCGCGGGACGCTACCTGCGGGAGAAGCATCCGGGCATTCACATCGTGGCGGTGGAACCGGCGGAGAGCCCGGTTCTGTCCGGCGGACAGCCGTCGTCCCACAAGCAGCAGGGAATCGGCGTGGGGTTCATCCCAGGCAACCTCGACACCAGGATCTACGACGAGGTGATCCGGGTCGGCAACGACGACGCGATCGCCACCACCCGCCGGCTGGCCCGCGAGGAGGCGATCTTCGCCGGGATCTCCACCGGCTCGATCACCTGGGCCGCACTGCAGGTGGCGGGACGGGCGGAGAACGCCGGGAAGCTGATCGTCTCCATCACCTGCGACTTCGGGGAACGCTATCTCTCGAATCCGGTCTACTCGGAGCTGGGGGAGGTGGAGGTGGAGATAGGGTAGGCAGGGTGGGGCAAGGTGGGGCAGGGTGAGGCAGGGTGGGGCAAGGTGAGGCAGAGTGGGGCAAGGTGAGGCAGAGTGGGGCAAGGGAAAAAGTTGAACGCTCTCTACCCTCCGCACGCAGCCTCACCTCACCCTGCCTCACCTTGCCCCACCTTCCCCATTATCTTCCGCCTTTTCCCATCCACCCCCATTCGAGGCCCACGCTCACGTGACCACTCCTGCACGCACCCTTCTCGGGGCACCCAACCCGCCCGAGCGGGTCGACACCATCTTCGGCGCCGACATTTTCTCCCCCGCCGTAATGCGCCAGCGACTTCCTAAAGAGGTCTACCGCAGCCTGCTCCGCACCATCCAAAAGGGCGAGCCGCTCGACCCCGCCGTCGCTGATGTCGTCGCCGCCTGCATGAAGGATTGGGCCATCGAGAACGGCGCCAGTCACTACACCCATTGGTTTCAGCCGCTCACCGGCCTCACCGCCGAGAAGCACGATTCGCTGGCCGCGCCGGACGGGAACGGGGGCGTGGTGTTCAACTTCTCCGGCTCCGAGCTGGTGCAGGGCGAGCCGGACGCCTCCAGCTTCCCCTCCGGCGGCATCCGGGCCACCTTCGAGGCCCGCGGCTACACCGCCTGGGACGCCACCAGTCCCGCGTTTCTCATGCGGGGCGACAACAACGTCACCCTCTGCATTCCGACCGCGTTCGTCTCCTGGACCGGCGAGGCGCTCGACACCAAGATCCCGCTGCTCCGCTCGGTCGAAGCGCTCTCTCGCCAGGCCGTTCGGATCCTCAAGATCTTCGGCACCGATGAGGGCGTTTCCCGGGTCTACACCACGGTGGGCGCGGAGCAGGAGTATTTCCTGGTTGACCGGGACCTCTACTTCAAGCGTCCTGATCTGCTGATCTCCGAGCGTACCCTCTTCGGTGCCAAGCCGCCCAAGGGACAGCAGCTGGAGGACCACTACTTCGGCACCATCCCGCGCCGGGTCCTGGCGTTCATGGCGGAAGCGGAGAACGAGCTCTACCGCCTCGGCGTACCGGTCAAGACCCGGCACAACGAAGTGGCCCCGGGTCAGTACGAGATCGCGCCGCTGTTCGAGCCCAGCCACATCGCGAGCGACCACCAGATGCTGATCATGGAGACGCTCAAGCGGGTGGCGCCGCGCTACGGCCTCCAGGCGTTGCTGCACGAGAAGCCGTTCGCCGGAGTGAACGGGTCCGGCAAGCACAACAACTGGTCGATGTCCACCAACACCGGAGTCAACCTGCTGGATCCCCAGGACGAGACCCACACCAACATGCAGTTCCTGGTGTTCCTGGTGGCCACCATCCGGGCGGTGGACCTGCATGCGGATCTGCTGCGTGCGTCCATAGCCTCGGCCGCCAACGACCACCGGCTCGGGGCCAACGAGGCGCCTCCGGCGATCATCTCCATCTTCCTGGGGAAGATGTTGACCGACATCCTGGAGCAGGTGGAGCGCGGTCTGCCCAAGCGGACCATTCGTGGAGGGACCCTGGATCTCGGGGCCACCACGCTGCCTCAGCTGCCGCGCCACTCGGGCGACCGCAATCGCACCTCGCCGTTCGCCTTCACCGGCAACAAGTTCGAGTTTCGCGCGGTAGGATCGAGCGCCAGCATCGCGTGGCCCAACACGGTGCTCAACACCATCGTGGCGGAGTCGCTCGACTACGTGGCCGGCGAGCTGGAGCGCGCGGTCGGTGGCCGGCCCACGCCGGTCCGGCTGCAGGCGGCAGTCCTCTCGGTGCTCAAGAAGCTGATCAAGCAGCACAAGCGGGTCATCTTCGATGGCGACAACTACTCCGAGGAGTGGCACGCGGAAGCGGCCACCCGTGGCCTGCCCAACCTCAAGGACTCGGTGGCCGCCTTCCAGGTCCTGCGCGCCCGGAAGAACGGCGACCTGTTCCGCAAGTATGGTGTGCTCACCAAGCCGGAGTACGACTCCCGGATCCACGTCGCCATCGAGAAGTACGTGAAGCAGCTGGGAATCGAGGCGGAAACGATGGTGACCATCGCCAAGTCGCAGATCCTGCCCGCGGCGCTGGCGCACCAGCGGCGGGTGGCGGACGCGGTGGCCGCGACCAAGGGAGCGGGCGTCAATGACGCCGATTCGGTCCAGGCGCTCCGCGAGCTGGTCGATCTGGTGAGCGAGTTCCGGGCGCGCACGGCGGAGGTCGAGCGGCTGGCGGCCCATCACGAGAGCGATGGGGCCCGCCACGCGGCCCAGATCAACGGCGAGCTCAAGCCGGCAATGGCGCGTCTCCGGGAGAGCGGCGATACGCTGGAGACCCTCGTCGCGGCCGACCTGTGGCCGCTACCGGTCTACCGGGATCTGTTGTTCTTGAAGTGAGGTTGCGAGAAGCGCTGCCAGCCTCCGTGGCACACTGCCACGGAGGCTGGCTCGTTACACGGGCCAGGTGGCCGGCCGCACCTTGGTGAGCAGAAAGAGCTCCGACGGAATTCCCGCTGGCGTCAGGACGCCGGCCATCGCCTGGAAGGCCAGGATCTCCTCCGGGGAGGTATCGGGATCGAAGTAGACCGCCAGCGCCTCGACCAGCACGGCCCGGTCCGGGCGGGTAAGCCCTTCGATCCAGGGGTTGGGCTCCGACATCCGGCGGGTCTCCAGCCGGACCCGGACCGCACCATCCAGCCAGCAGGGGAGCGTCGCCAGCTCGGTGAGCATAGGCTCACTCAGGAGCAAGCTCTCACCACTGGGAGTCACGGCACCGAATCGCAGTTTGCCGCGCTCGTTGCGGCGGTGAATGACGGTGCCCCAGCGGAAGCGGGGAAGCCCCTGCTGGTACCAGTCCAGAACACGGTGGAGTTGCTCGCGCAGCTCTTCGACGACCAGAGGTGATTGCATGATCGGCTACCACAGTGGAAAAGGTTGCCGGAATCGCCCAGGGGAAGGCGGTAACCGCCACATTCTGCAGAATGCGGGCCAATTCGCCCGCCGGGCGCCCCTGGCGCCGCCTTCCGCGGGCAGGCACATTCCGCCCGCGGCCCCGGGAGCCCACCGACGGGGTCCGGCCGCGCCACCTCAATGACCAGCCACGCCTACCCGGACTCCCACGTCTTCTACCGGAAGCTGACGCGGTCCTATCCGCGCATCGTCCGGGGGGAAGGGTGCTGGCTGTTCGATGCGGAAGGCCGCCGCTACCTCGACGGATGCGGCGGCGCGTTCGTGGCGAATGTGGGCCATGGCGTCGGAGAGATCGCCGATGCGATGGCCCGGCAGGCCGCCCAACTGGCCTATGTGAACGGCACCGCGTTCACCCATGACGCTGTCGAGGAACTGGCCGCCGCGCTCGCCGCGCGCTCGCCGGGCGACCTGGAGCTGGTCTATCCCCTGTCCAGCGGGTCCGAGGCGGTGGAAGCCGCCCTCAAGCTGGCCCGCCAGTATTGGGTCGAGGCAGGCTGCACCGGCAAGCACAAGGTCATCGCCCTCACACCGGGCTACCACGGGAACACGCTCCTCGCCCTCTCCGCTTCCGGCCGGGAGCACTACCGAACCTACTTCCACGAATGGCTGGTGGACGTGGTGCGGGTCCCCGCACCGTACCCCTACCGATGCGAATGTGCGGGTTCGCCGCCGTACTGCCCGGCCTGCAGCGGGGAGGCGGTGGAAGCCGCGATCGTCGGTCAGGGCAGCGCCAGCGTGGCCGCGGTCATCGCCGAGCCGGTGGGCGGATCTTCGACCGGGGCCTCGGTCCCGCCGCCCGAGTACTGGCGGCGGGTTCGTGAGGCCTGCACCCGGCACTCGGTGCTGCTGATCGCGGACGAGGTGCTCACGGGGGCGGGCCGAACCGGAACGTGGTCAGCGCTGGAGCCGTACGGAGTGGTGCCGGACCTGATGACGCTGGGCAAGGGCATCAGTGGCGGCTATGCTCCGCTGTCGGCCGTGATCGCGCCGCGGCGGCTGGTGGACGTGCTGGCCGGCGGGTCGGGCGGGCTGCTTCATGCGCAGACCTACTCCCATCATCCCGTGCTGTGTGCGGCTGGTGTGGCCACCCTGCGCTATCTGCGTCACCACAAGCTGGTCGAGCGATGCGCCGCGATGGCGCCGCTCTTCCACGGGCGGCTGGCGGCGCTCAAAGATCTCCCGTTCGTGGGTGATGTGCGTGGCCGCGGGCTGCTGGCAGGCATCGAGTTCGTCGCCGACCAGTCCACCCGCGCCCCCTT
Coding sequences within it:
- a CDS encoding ADP-ribosylglycohydrolase family protein — protein: MSSPSDALVGCIVGQALGDALGFVVEAEPPEVAEEYVRGCLLAGRAGERTPRGFGFGQYTDDTQLARELLRSFAESAGWSPAAFAIRLSDLFRDGLDIGAGPGTRAAAGRLLHGVPWTESGTPAPYAGNGSAMRAGPLGLLFPGKPDEMQRAVREQSRITHLDPRSAAGAAAVAGAVALASESGPIVREEFLERLADWTAPEDASMADAIRGLHEWASLAPDAAAQHLHRAGLDPAHTGAWMGISAFVVPSVLWSLYAFLRSPDDYWTTVCTAIRVGGDTDTMAAMAGAVSGARLGVAAMPEPLVQVLNDRGTWRAKELAQVARDCARVLTSSGRVL
- the cysK gene encoding cysteine synthase A; translation: MPHGRIYQDVVETVGNTPLIRLNRLGAGLPGRIVLKHEGYNPFNSVKDRIGAAMINDAVEKGRLRPGMIIVEATSGNTGIGLAYVAAVRGYRCIFTMPETMTLECRHMLRALGAKVVLTEGPKSMKGAIARAEEILDQLGDRGWMPRQFDNPANPAVHYATTGPEIWTDTEGKIDVFVSGVGTGGTITGAGRYLREKHPGIHIVAVEPAESPVLSGGQPSSHKQQGIGVGFIPGNLDTRIYDEVIRVGNDDAIATTRRLAREEAIFAGISTGSITWAALQVAGRAENAGKLIVSITCDFGERYLSNPVYSELGEVEVEIG
- a CDS encoding glutamine synthetase III; amino-acid sequence: MTTPARTLLGAPNPPERVDTIFGADIFSPAVMRQRLPKEVYRSLLRTIQKGEPLDPAVADVVAACMKDWAIENGASHYTHWFQPLTGLTAEKHDSLAAPDGNGGVVFNFSGSELVQGEPDASSFPSGGIRATFEARGYTAWDATSPAFLMRGDNNVTLCIPTAFVSWTGEALDTKIPLLRSVEALSRQAVRILKIFGTDEGVSRVYTTVGAEQEYFLVDRDLYFKRPDLLISERTLFGAKPPKGQQLEDHYFGTIPRRVLAFMAEAENELYRLGVPVKTRHNEVAPGQYEIAPLFEPSHIASDHQMLIMETLKRVAPRYGLQALLHEKPFAGVNGSGKHNNWSMSTNTGVNLLDPQDETHTNMQFLVFLVATIRAVDLHADLLRASIASAANDHRLGANEAPPAIISIFLGKMLTDILEQVERGLPKRTIRGGTLDLGATTLPQLPRHSGDRNRTSPFAFTGNKFEFRAVGSSASIAWPNTVLNTIVAESLDYVAGELERAVGGRPTPVRLQAAVLSVLKKLIKQHKRVIFDGDNYSEEWHAEAATRGLPNLKDSVAAFQVLRARKNGDLFRKYGVLTKPEYDSRIHVAIEKYVKQLGIEAETMVTIAKSQILPAALAHQRRVADAVAATKGAGVNDADSVQALRELVDLVSEFRARTAEVERLAAHHESDGARHAAQINGELKPAMARLRESGDTLETLVAADLWPLPVYRDLLFLK
- a CDS encoding aspartate aminotransferase family protein, which codes for MTSHAYPDSHVFYRKLTRSYPRIVRGEGCWLFDAEGRRYLDGCGGAFVANVGHGVGEIADAMARQAAQLAYVNGTAFTHDAVEELAAALAARSPGDLELVYPLSSGSEAVEAALKLARQYWVEAGCTGKHKVIALTPGYHGNTLLALSASGREHYRTYFHEWLVDVVRVPAPYPYRCECAGSPPYCPACSGEAVEAAIVGQGSASVAAVIAEPVGGSSTGASVPPPEYWRRVREACTRHSVLLIADEVLTGAGRTGTWSALEPYGVVPDLMTLGKGISGGYAPLSAVIAPRRLVDVLAGGSGGLLHAQTYSHHPVLCAAGVATLRYLRHHKLVERCAAMAPLFHGRLAALKDLPFVGDVRGRGLLAGIEFVADQSTRAPFPRSVRFAETFAAAALDAGLVVWPNVGQADGRDGDLAMLAPPFVVTESEIEEMVRLFGQALRATGERIGARQ